GAACGTGACTTAGACGTTGACTTTGACTCAGATCTTGACTTTGACTTTGACCTTGTCTTTGACTTAGACCTAGAACGTGACTTTGACTTTGACCTTGTCTTTGACTTAGACCTAGAACGTGACTTAGACCTTGATTTTGACGAAAATCTTGAGAGGTCGAAAGACACACCACCAACGATACTTGAAATTGACCTTGAACGTGACTTAGATCTAGATCGTGACTTAGACCTAGAGCGTGAATTACACCTGGACCGTGACTTAGAGCTAGACCGTGATTTTGTCCTAGACCGTGATTTTGACCTTGACCGTGAATTAGACCTAGACCGTGACTTTGACCTAGACCTCGACTTTGACCTAGACCGTGACTTTGAGctagaccgtgacttagacctTGACTTTGACTTCGATATAGAACGTgactttgaccttgacttTGACTTAGATCTAGAACGTGACTTAGACGTTGACTTTGACTCAGATCTTGACTTTGACTTTGACCTTGTCTTTGACTTAGACCTAGAACGTGACTTTGACTTTGACCTTGTCTTTGACTTAGACCTAGAACGTGACTTAGACCTTGATTTTGACGAAAATCTTGAGAGGTCGAAAGACAC
This genomic stretch from Nasonia vitripennis strain AsymCx chromosome 2 unlocalized genomic scaffold, Nvit_psr_1.1 chr2_random0001, whole genome shotgun sequence harbors:
- the LOC116416229 gene encoding uncharacterized protein LOC116416229, which gives rise to RDLELDRDFDLDRELDLDRDFDLDLDFELDRDLDLDFDFDIERDFDLDFDLDLERDLDVDFDSDLDFDFDLVFDLDLERDFDFDLVFDLDLERDLDLDFDENLERSKDTPPTILEIDLERDLDLDRDLDLERELHLDRDLELDRDFVLDRDFDLDRELDLDRDFDLDLDFDLDRDFELDRDLDLDFDFDIERDFDLDFDLDLERDLDVDFDSDLDFDFDLVFDLDLERDFDFDLVFDLDLERDLDLDFDENLERSKDTPPTILEIDLERDLDLERDLDLERDLVLDCNFDPDGDCDLDCDFEKCP